TGTCGTAATCTTCGCGATGCGCAGCGCGACAACAGAGAAAGATACACAACAACGTCGGCCTGAATAAAGCGGCGAAAAGGAGATTCAAGATGCGTTTCGAAGATTGGGATTGCGGGCGAATTCCCGCGGGTGAGGTCAGCCTCTTCTACCGCAGGGCCGGTAGCGGCCATCCTCTAGTCCTCGTGCATGGATGTCCCATGCATTCGCTTATGTGGCATCACATCGCACCAGCCTTGGCAAAAGACTTCGATGTTATCGCTTATGACCAACGAGGCATGGGCATGTCGACGATTACTGCGTCGGCCTACGATGGGACCACGCGAGGAAATGATCTGAAGGCTCTTCTGGATCACCTCGGGATCAAGCGTGCCCACGTAGTCGGCTTCGATCTAGGTGCTCAGACCGTTGCCTCGTTCGCCCGCGACAACCGCGAGATGGTGGAACGCCTGTCTTTCATCGAGTACGCTCTCCCTGGCTTCGGGTACGAACAGCACATGAATCCAAATCCCGAATGGACGATCGATTCGAATTGGCATTTGGGATTATTCACTATCCCTACCGTCGCGGAGTTTCTCTTCTCGGGCCGCGAACGCCAGATGCTCTCGTGGTGG
This DNA window, taken from Acidicapsa ligni, encodes the following:
- a CDS encoding alpha/beta fold hydrolase, which produces MRFEDWDCGRIPAGEVSLFYRRAGSGHPLVLVHGCPMHSLMWHHIAPALAKDFDVIAYDQRGMGMSTITASAYDGTTRGNDLKALLDHLGIKRAHVVGFDLGAQTVASFARDNREMVERLSFIEYALPGFGYEQHMNPNPEWTIDSNWHLGLFTIPTVAEFLFSGRERQMLSWWFHHIAYSGNSYMSPEHFEAYAQTLSKPGGLRACIEHYATVWKDSKDNAVFHEKPLEMPTLALGGEASLASFTQAAWKDVASNLTSAIIPKAGHWISDENPAFTAGALRDFFKAARS